The genomic segment cccgcaaagccctcagcatagcgggggatgccacccatccatcatacagcctcttcagtctgctgccatcagggaggagactgcaGAGTCTGCGGCCCAGGACTGGTCAACTCAAAgccagttttattcatcaggctgtcaggaatctgaactctctgtcTGCTCTGtcccctctacctcttctgcCCTCtacccacctgaactctgacgccccacatacatgcacaatagggttgggcattgagaatcgagaaccgattggaaccaggactaacgttccggttctcctggaactgttcacatttttttatttcggttcccagtttcgatgcctagtcctccagcccGGAAGAAGAAGTGGTGTAAACCAAAAAAGAAGCggcaaaaaacaacagaagaacATGCACGAatacgtgcttgtgcccaacggcagcaaacaaaagtgtgtgtacttaactttgttaaaagtaagaccagtcgcctcagtgcaacacttggaataagattatattgtgcaaaggaggctttcacgatctgcagcgtctgacgcgctcagagcctcagcctacactgtGCGAACCTTCATTGAAGTCAACTCTGAGTCAATTAGGTGAGTGAAagaatacgtctatgccaacattgagacagctaacaaggtaaatggttagttgcacttttgcactcaCGGCTTTTaccgtttattttagtcttcaaaccaacgaaAGCGCCgatgatagaaaaaaaaagcttaacattgagctaaaacgtcaccgtagcaactttgggACAAAAattaattgggacaaaattcataTGAACGTTCTCTCACAGCTCTCTCACAcgaaccttgtgcctcatcggtgggaaaggaaaggaatcaatgttttatagAATTTGGTtccatgcatttaaaaaacaccggtgccgtgtgaagttgcttttcgtgccaaaatccTGAGATCCAgtgcatacccttcaaaataaaaggctacaagcttaaaacaggaagttaaaacttgcacatataaaccatttgaccaTTAAAACGGTcccaaataatgattttaacaatgctatatttaactttgagTTGAAACAagtaatgaatattaagtcaattgggttagttccacacacattgccttttagttcatagctttgatattgatactggtaaTAAAGAACAGACACACACCAGACGAAGGGTCACGCCggccactttagcagcattggggttttgtcatctaatttatgtCTTTTGCcatggttctctgaccttgactatgttgcacatgtCACCTGagctttgatatttgcacattcaattaatactttttataatgtatataccatagtttttagctttttatattgatatttgtgctgtcttttgtagcaccgggggcccttgagtaccgtaatttcaatcctctgtatgtgttacgcatattgaagaattgaaaataaaagcaccttgaccttaaagatttttgaaaaaccctgatttcaaaactagttctccaccaatttgttgtgtatactgttGTATGTCATAATATGATTAGGCGATGACTGTatacattgatatggtttcacagtcttAAAGGCCCTCTGAAGAAAACCATGAGGAAAACCATAACTTCAATGTGGCCTGcgccaaaaatgagtttgaagcACTGCTTGAGTCTAAAttacccttaggtgtgaatgtgtgtgtgtgaatggcaggttgtctatatgtggcctgcgattggctgtcgaccagtccagggtgtagccttcctcttgcccaaagtcagctcggataggctcaagctcaaCTGTGACTCTAAGAAGGACAAGGGCTATAGATAATGCAAAGatggacatactgtatgcactGAAGCGTATTGAATCCAAATGgcaagattaaaaaacaaaacagaaaactcAAACCCATGTTGTACGAAGCCAGTGATTGTACCTGGAAGTCCGGATTTGGGCCAAGGGTGAGGTTGTAGCCATAGCGCCCAATGGTCATGAGTCCTGAGAACTGCAGGGCAGAGCACTCCGATACGATGTGCTTCACGGTATTCACAGTTTCCTCTGGTAGAAGGCCATATTTACCTACACTtgcacattacacacacaacacacacacacacacgcgcatatcAATCTTTGACAATGCTTAGAAGATACAACTTAAGAATCAACACTAACTCTGTTCGCCACTAGTGTTGATCTGCACCATGACCTTTAACCTCTTCGTGCTCACTCCTCTGATACGGAGCCATGAGGTGTTGACCTTGTCAGCCAGTTTCGCCGAGTCGACTGTCTCCACCAAGAACAAATTTGGCACGCCTGGGTAGAGTAAGGTGGAACCAAATGAAAGTCTTTAAAGGCGTAGCTGAAGTACGAGAGTCCGCCTTCACTCACCCAAGAGTTTGTTGACATTATTCTTCTGTAGATGACCAATGAAATGCCACTTGATTTCTGGGCATGAttctaaaatctaaaatataGGATTATTTAAAAAGATAGCAGTAATACAATTTATCTAATAAATGTCAACTCACCATGGGATCTAAAGCTTTGTCCAAAAGTTCATTAACCTGGCGGTGACAGACAAGCACAGTTTATTTGCATTGGTCACACCCGTTGTTTGGGAGATGCACAGCAGCATGCAAAGCTGCGTACTTACATAATTTTCTCCAAAGTTACGTTGGCCTTGAGTGTAGGCCTCCACGACCATCTTGGGAGGTTTCATTTTGCTGACCGCGACAAGTCGTGGCGGCACAGGTGGTAGCGACTGAGGAAAAACGGTGTACAGTACTTTCGTACCGTATAGTAGACGTATGCAGTTGCACCTTAACTTACGAGTGCTCCAGCTCACAAGTTGTCCGGCTTAACTATCGTCACTCAGTCCATTTTtggctttgtgttgcaagccaaaattggAGGTACGAGTGAGTTTCAGATACACCGCTGATAGATGACTGCGGCGAATTCCAAAACATCTGCCCAGTACGTGTCTCACTGACAATTTGAgttacagaacaaattaaaatagtaaGGCAAAGTACCACTGTACTCATGAGACAGGAAAAACACACCTTTATACAGACAAGAATACTAAGTTTAGATTGACACAGTTAGTGAGATATTCATTaacaatacagtgttccctgtGATATCACGGTTCCCGTATATCGTAGCCCCACTTCATGGAAGATTTTGTATGCAGTGGTTGTCCATCTGTATAGCTGAAATTTTTAGTTTTCTCgccattgtttttaaaaaaacaaaaagaataaataaataaattttaaaaaaatggggtTTTAAAACTTTTCACATTAATAGgagtaatatacagtatggaaaacaaatattgatcaaaatgcaataaaaatacataaactaATGAACATTTTAGCAGGGTTTTTatttcttctcctcactagggtcacgggcgtgctggagcctatcccagctgtcatcgggcaggaggcggggtacaccttgaactggttgccagccaatcacagggcacatagaaacaaacaaccattcgcactcacagtcatgcctacgggcaatttagagtctccaattaatccatgtttttgggatgtgggaggaaaccggagtgcccggagaaaacccacgcaggcacggggagaacttgcaaactccacacatgcggggccggggattgaacccgggtcctcagaactgtgaggctgacgctctaaccagtcggccaccgtgccgccctggaCCAAACcattgcataaaaataagagttgccgacgcagccccgcacattgagcgattgTATACAaggacgccctgaacagcgagcctgtataggcgtttgatgctgtatatacaatatattgcacTTGATCAcgtttcttaaaccataaaaagatagattaagcgTCAAGGATATTGATGGAAatgtacagagaaggtcagaaggagctacattgtgtctttgtagagaaagcctatgacagagtacccagagaagaactgtggtactgcatgcggaggtctggagtggcagagaagtatgttagaataatacaggacacgTACGAgggctaggatgaagggcaaagtttaacagtggtgaggccagccatgatgtacggattagagacagtggcactgaagagacaacaggaagcagagctggaggtggcggaaatgaagatgttgaggtttgctctcggagtgaccaggttggataaaatttgaaattatatattagtatattggtagaaggatgacgaGGATAGAGCTGCCAGGTAAGAGagttagaggaagaccaaagagaaggttgatggatgtcgtgagggaagacatgagggcagttggtgttcgagaggaggatgcaggagataggcttacacggaaaaggatgacacgctgtggcgacccctaaagggacaagccgaaaggaaaagaagaagactggtGGTTTCTGGGGCGGCACgggggccgactggttagagcgtcagcctcacagttctgaggtctgggggttcaatccccggccccgcctgtgtggagtttgcatgttctccccgtgcctgtgtgggttttctccgggaactccggtttcctcccacatccccaaaacatgcatttattggagactctaaactgcccgtaggtgtgactgtgagtgcgaatggttgtttgtttctatgtgccctgcgattggctggcaaccagttcagggtgtaccccgcctcctgcccgatgacagctgggagaggctccaacacgcccgcgaccctagtgatgagaagcggctcagaaaatggatggatggatggtggttTCTGCTagtttaactcattccctgctagtcctccatgttaacatggatatttgaattcgagagccatcaatggcagtgatgaATATATAACTTTGATGGCTAATACCAAGACTGGGTTGTATCTTGAACAGTAACGATTATATTTACTTCGACATTTAAttcactaataataataaatacactggACGGTGGGCACTAATGACAACAGTTCTGTATGGTCATACTGTAGTAGCCTATAAGCACCAGCACACGAACACTCATCTGAAACGACCACCGTCCACCACAGTCCAACATGCTTGCAAGAGGCACTATGAAGAATTGAACGACTCGATCCACGCTTGCGACGCTGCCTCGAATGGACCACGCGTGGTGTTATGAGACCCACTGTTGTTTTCCTCAAAAGGTTGACCACATTACGTAACCCCTCGGAGAACAACACACCACCACTTTCCACCAACCACGGAAGAGCGGCGCACTCGCTAGGAGTCGTGCCGTAACGGGCCGTACCGTACCTTGGGTCGTCGGGACGCCGCCTGGTTCACCCGCTGCACCACCGACTGTAGCGCCCTGCCTACCTCCTCCGACATTGCCATTTTCCACATCGCCTCGGTGGTGGTTGCCGTAAGCCACCACTGCGTCTCCAGTGACGCCAAttgcctttcaaaataaaagcctctcGGAAGAAAAAGCATAGATCTGCAAATAGCGCCCTCTATTCTTCCTGCTATCCATTGTCGTAGGAGTGTACTGTCTTCATGATTCCCGAACAAGGTGCCGTGGCAGAGTAGTAAACCGTGAGATCTACAGGggtaaaaaatattcaatttcacttattattattatcatttgtattttttttaaccttagtttatttaacaca from the Phycodurus eques isolate BA_2022a chromosome 1, UOR_Pequ_1.1, whole genome shotgun sequence genome contains:
- the plpbp gene encoding pyridoxal phosphate homeostasis protein isoform X2 — protein: MWKMAMSEEVGRALQSVVQRVNQAASRRPKSLPPVPPRLVAVSKMKPPKMVVEAYTQGQRNFGENYVNELLDKALDPMILESCPEIKWHFIGHLQKNNVNKLLGVPNLFLVETVDSAKLADKVNTSWLRIRGVSTKRLKVMVQINTSGEQSKYGLLPEETVNTVKHIVSECSALQFSGLMTIGRYGYNLTLGPNPDFQMLLSWRQKVCDSLKLPLEEVELSMGMSTDFEHAIEVGSTNVRVGSIIFGNREYPNSAANTPIPSPAPSPAPSPEKTSKQVSEEAAKKMQHLTV
- the plpbp gene encoding pyridoxal phosphate homeostasis protein isoform X3, producing the protein MKPPKMVVEAYTQGQRNFGENYVNELLDKALDPMILESCPEIKWHFIGHLQKNNVNKLLGVPNLFLVETVDSAKLADKVNTSWLRIRGVSTKRLKVMVQINTSGEQSKYGLLPEETVNTVKHIVSECSALQFSGLMTIGRYGYNLTLGPNPDFQMLLSWRQKVCDSLKLPLEEVELSMGMSTDFEHAVQVPAEEKQPQSMRLPPPCFIEGVLLVMSNVVFANTFWNDCKTVSLGFIRPLGRNQIEVGSTNVRVGSIIFGNREYPNSAANTPIPSPAPSPAPSPEKTSKQVSEEAAKKMQHLTV
- the plpbp gene encoding pyridoxal phosphate homeostasis protein isoform X1 — encoded protein: MWKMAMSEEVGRALQSVVQRVNQAASRRPKSLPPVPPRLVAVSKMKPPKMVVEAYTQGQRNFGENYVNELLDKALDPMILESCPEIKWHFIGHLQKNNVNKLLGVPNLFLVETVDSAKLADKVNTSWLRIRGVSTKRLKVMVQINTSGEQSKYGLLPEETVNTVKHIVSECSALQFSGLMTIGRYGYNLTLGPNPDFQMLLSWRQKVCDSLKLPLEEVELSMGMSTDFEHAVQVPAEEKQPQSMRLPPPCFIEGVLLVMSNVVFANTFWNDCKTVSLGFIRPLGRNQIEVGSTNVRVGSIIFGNREYPNSAANTPIPSPAPSPAPSPEKTSKQVSEEAAKKMQHLTV